The following are encoded in a window of Haloarcula hispanica ATCC 33960 genomic DNA:
- a CDS encoding DUF1819 family protein: MTLRTDGRGVSLPSLDSTFSDDEVTMVLTRCGLLVDRAETLARLYAHHRDWTVVEEKWIEERFDERSTRGSSKGIYRALSSRFKTAGSELPSIVQLPSVLDRCETVRDKAQVLYFYLLEDDPLVRYTVHRYVDRLQESGVDGLGFEQETIERLLSEFHYEDGSEFDYAESTTRRWGEGLRSVLRDIGVLDTQQTLQGQIPNLGSTPLLVASGYSWEIHGDDWLSQPTGWLYLFQPDQYWDALAERVSDDPNWEASGIHGELRLQPVDDTYGWAEPWEGEV, encoded by the coding sequence ATGACTCTCCGCACCGACGGGAGGGGTGTTTCTCTACCGTCGCTCGACTCGACGTTTTCTGACGACGAAGTGACGATGGTTCTTACTAGATGCGGGCTTCTCGTTGACAGAGCGGAGACGCTCGCTCGACTGTACGCCCACCATCGGGACTGGACGGTTGTCGAAGAGAAGTGGATCGAAGAGCGATTCGACGAGCGCAGCACGCGTGGGAGTTCGAAGGGCATCTACCGCGCACTCAGTTCGCGGTTCAAGACCGCTGGCAGCGAACTTCCCTCTATTGTCCAGCTCCCCTCTGTACTCGACCGGTGTGAGACGGTGCGTGACAAAGCGCAGGTGTTGTATTTCTATTTGCTGGAAGACGATCCCCTCGTGAGGTACACGGTACATCGATACGTCGACCGCCTGCAGGAGTCCGGTGTCGACGGGCTGGGATTCGAGCAGGAGACGATAGAGCGCCTCCTGAGCGAGTTCCATTACGAGGACGGGAGCGAGTTTGACTATGCTGAATCGACGACGCGACGGTGGGGAGAGGGGCTCCGGTCGGTGCTGCGCGATATCGGTGTTCTCGACACACAACAGACCTTGCAGGGACAGATCCCAAACCTCGGGTCGACGCCGTTACTCGTCGCATCAGGCTACTCGTGGGAGATCCACGGCGACGACTGGCTCTCCCAGCCGACCGGCTGGCTCTACCTCTTCCAGCCGGACCAGTACTGGGACGCCCTGGCCGAACGCGTGAGCGACGATCCGAACTGGGAAGCGAGCGGGATTCACGGTGAGTTGCGACTCCAGCCGGTCGATGACACGTACGGCTGGGCTGAACCGTGGGAGGGCGAAGTGTGA
- a CDS encoding P-loop NTPase: MSGEQPEPTEDAVRDALRTVATPESDEDVVAAGLVASVATTDGTVSVETALSGMDPATADALADRMRAVVLECGGVEAVHIETDITEPDHGTVVPGVDQIIAVASAKGGVGKTTVATQLARGLAASGERVGLFDADVYGPNTPELLDIEGPLGSTGDGRAEPVEVDGLQVVSVGLIANDEPMAWRGAMAHEAVEELLTDAAWDVDTLVLDLPPGTGDIVLTTLQSFPVDGAVFVTTPFPTAASDTERSTALFREEGVPVLGAVVNMAGFTCPTCGDDHAPFGSDPDLSADVLAELPIDDSLRSTEGDVPAAFRDLGEDVREALADRTTVTVPETALDLRGVPDRARIEQVRAEFGALAPGESLHLVTDTRPGDVSGALEDLTSAPPRVAVEQKRSGVWALQISKTGPDPAEDVPC; the protein is encoded by the coding sequence ATGTCCGGAGAGCAGCCCGAACCAACGGAAGACGCGGTCAGGGACGCGCTTCGGACTGTGGCCACGCCCGAGAGTGACGAGGACGTGGTTGCCGCGGGGCTGGTAGCGTCCGTGGCTACCACTGACGGGACCGTCAGCGTGGAGACGGCGCTGTCCGGCATGGACCCTGCCACGGCGGACGCGCTCGCCGACCGGATGCGGGCGGTAGTGCTAGAGTGTGGCGGTGTCGAGGCGGTCCACATAGAGACGGACATCACAGAGCCGGACCACGGGACTGTCGTGCCCGGTGTGGACCAAATCATCGCCGTCGCCAGCGCGAAAGGCGGCGTCGGCAAGACCACCGTGGCGACCCAGTTGGCGCGCGGACTGGCCGCGTCCGGCGAGCGGGTCGGCCTGTTCGACGCCGACGTGTACGGTCCGAACACGCCGGAGTTACTCGACATCGAGGGGCCACTCGGCTCGACCGGGGACGGCCGGGCGGAGCCGGTCGAGGTCGACGGCCTGCAGGTGGTCAGCGTCGGCCTGATCGCCAACGACGAACCGATGGCCTGGCGCGGCGCGATGGCCCACGAGGCTGTCGAGGAACTGCTGACCGACGCCGCCTGGGACGTCGACACGCTGGTGCTCGACCTGCCGCCGGGGACCGGCGACATCGTGTTGACGACGCTGCAGTCGTTCCCCGTCGACGGCGCGGTGTTCGTGACGACGCCGTTTCCGACCGCGGCCAGCGATACGGAGCGCTCGACGGCGCTGTTCCGCGAGGAGGGCGTCCCGGTACTCGGAGCCGTTGTCAACATGGCCGGGTTCACCTGTCCCACCTGTGGCGACGACCACGCGCCGTTCGGCAGCGACCCCGACCTCAGTGCGGACGTACTCGCGGAGCTCCCCATCGACGACTCGCTTCGCTCGACCGAGGGAGACGTCCCAGCAGCCTTTCGGGACCTGGGCGAGGACGTACGCGAAGCCCTTGCGGACCGGACGACGGTGACGGTTCCCGAGACTGCGCTCGACCTCCGCGGCGTCCCCGACCGGGCGCGTATCGAACAGGTTCGCGCGGAGTTCGGCGCGCTCGCTCCCGGCGAGTCGCTCCATCTCGTGACGGACACCCGTCCGGGCGACGTCAGCGGAGCCCTCGAAGATCTCACCTCGGCACCGCCACGGGTGGCCGTAGAACAGAAGCGGTCCGGCGTGTGGGCGCTACAGATATCCAAGACTGGCCCTGACCCAGCCGAAGACGTGCCCTGCTAA
- a CDS encoding HEAT repeat domain-containing protein — MSYENWSARGRTPGETETEVRSALDAPQVRTRQDAAIALVDAAESGLDRETIDALGERALEDDDPEVRQFAVEALGVAGAAPAVVRQALDDAEPWVRAEAVVALSRAGGDADQPLLVECIKTDPHPAVREYAAQFLGGVAEDVPEAERILAAMLAREPNAFARAKAAESLGELATDRAEQALEAHGVTDQSEDVARAAKQALASARGTDPEELDVEIGPPSAPGSGPDTPAEQSVDGYDPAGSFDSARSGSGSPAPGGAPGFEPRRDLNTDPEDRT, encoded by the coding sequence ATGAGCTACGAGAACTGGAGCGCACGCGGTCGGACGCCGGGCGAGACCGAGACAGAGGTCCGAAGCGCACTCGACGCTCCACAGGTCCGGACTCGGCAGGACGCCGCCATCGCACTTGTGGATGCGGCCGAGTCCGGCCTCGACCGGGAAACGATTGACGCGCTGGGAGAGCGCGCACTGGAAGACGACGACCCCGAAGTGCGGCAGTTCGCTGTCGAGGCGCTGGGTGTCGCCGGGGCCGCGCCGGCCGTCGTCCGGCAGGCGCTCGACGACGCCGAACCGTGGGTCCGGGCCGAAGCCGTCGTCGCCCTCTCGCGGGCCGGCGGCGACGCCGACCAGCCGCTGCTGGTCGAGTGTATCAAGACCGACCCCCATCCGGCGGTCCGGGAGTACGCCGCGCAGTTCCTCGGCGGCGTCGCGGAGGACGTGCCGGAGGCCGAACGCATTCTGGCCGCGATGCTGGCCCGGGAGCCGAACGCCTTTGCCCGGGCGAAAGCCGCCGAGAGCCTCGGCGAACTCGCGACCGACCGCGCGGAGCAGGCGCTCGAAGCCCACGGCGTGACCGACCAGAGCGAGGACGTCGCCCGCGCGGCCAAACAGGCGCTCGCGAGCGCTCGCGGGACCGACCCCGAGGAGCTAGATGTCGAAATCGGGCCGCCGTCGGCCCCCGGTAGCGGGCCGGACACGCCCGCGGAGCAGTCCGTCGATGGCTACGACCCCGCCGGCTCCTTTGACTCGGCCCGATCCGGGAGCGGGTCACCGGCCCCCGGCGGCGCGCCCGGGTTCGAGCCCCGGCGCGATCTGAACACCGACCCGGAGGACAGGACCTGA
- a CDS encoding ethylbenzene dehydrogenase-related protein, whose protein sequence is MVELDYEAARRATTATAVVMALLVAGQMAVAAAVTGGQQPLVATDEVPQTAESDRWSEAPSRTVSLSKQQMAVPYGGGSVDEMEVQALTNETHVAFRLTWTDPTKDTNIRSPKNYSDAAAVMLHSGEKPPITMGAGGDPVNIWYWRSQWQYGNDKNAEWSNDMYAYPHPDEETKPGRAAGNPLSQSQYENYGQNYYAAGYGSLSNAPQQNVNAQGTRNGDEWSVVFVREHTGEGQHDAAFRQNETMYLAFAVWNGSSDEVNGKKSLTMQYSTLDTESGELTAPESGGSGDSSSSGSAASGGGSSGGDSSSGDGGSGGSSNPLYTSLGTLIAATVAGWTVLYWRLAR, encoded by the coding sequence ATGGTTGAACTCGACTACGAGGCGGCCCGCCGGGCGACGACAGCAACGGCAGTCGTCATGGCGCTTCTGGTCGCCGGACAGATGGCCGTCGCGGCGGCCGTCACCGGTGGCCAGCAACCGCTGGTCGCGACCGACGAGGTGCCCCAGACCGCCGAGAGCGACCGCTGGTCGGAGGCTCCGTCCCGGACCGTCTCGCTGTCGAAACAGCAGATGGCCGTCCCCTACGGCGGCGGGAGCGTCGACGAGATGGAGGTGCAGGCGCTGACCAACGAGACCCACGTCGCCTTCCGGCTGACCTGGACGGACCCGACGAAAGACACGAACATCCGGTCGCCGAAGAACTACAGCGACGCGGCGGCCGTTATGCTCCACAGCGGCGAGAAACCGCCGATCACGATGGGCGCGGGCGGCGACCCGGTCAACATCTGGTACTGGCGGTCCCAGTGGCAGTACGGGAACGACAAGAACGCGGAGTGGAGCAACGATATGTACGCCTACCCGCACCCGGACGAGGAGACCAAACCGGGGCGTGCGGCCGGGAACCCGCTATCACAGAGCCAGTACGAAAACTACGGCCAAAACTACTACGCGGCCGGCTACGGGTCGCTGAGCAACGCGCCACAGCAGAACGTGAACGCACAGGGGACTCGCAACGGCGACGAGTGGTCCGTCGTCTTCGTCCGGGAACACACCGGCGAGGGCCAGCATGACGCGGCGTTCCGCCAGAACGAGACGATGTACCTCGCCTTTGCCGTCTGGAACGGGAGTAGCGACGAGGTCAACGGCAAGAAGTCACTGACGATGCAGTACAGCACGCTCGACACTGAATCGGGCGAACTCACGGCACCCGAGAGCGGCGGCAGCGGGGACAGTTCGAGTTCAGGTAGCGCCGCCAGCGGCGGCGGTTCCAGCGGCGGCGACTCCAGTAGCGGCGACGGCGGTTCGGGCGGCAGTAGCAACCCGCTGTACACGTCGCTCGGGACACTCATCGCGGCAACGGTCGCCGGCTGGACTGTCCTCTACTGGAGGCTAGCGCGATGA
- a CDS encoding TorD/DmsD family molecular chaperone — translation MKNTPQHHTRRAALYGFAAAVFQYPDEAVVADLQDEAVQDAVRQAGVELGLDSEVEALLDALDGVDRDSLEPAYNRLFGLPGDGGTYPVVPYEAHYTTGDEVNESQRRIATVVGLLEEFGLEISDEFDERHDHVTVELELLQVLAAQRAVALDGGDDKTAVRLARAGATVLDEHLGDFVPAFAHRVRETVDGDGSSDRDVPEASAVYAAAAGLAAALVEFDEASHPDPVSPGTGVRADG, via the coding sequence ATGAAGAACACGCCACAACACCACACGCGACGCGCCGCACTGTACGGGTTCGCCGCGGCGGTCTTCCAGTACCCCGATGAGGCCGTCGTCGCCGATTTACAGGACGAGGCGGTACAGGACGCCGTGCGACAGGCCGGGGTCGAACTCGGGCTCGACAGCGAGGTCGAGGCGCTGCTGGACGCGCTGGACGGCGTCGACCGCGACTCGCTCGAACCGGCGTACAATCGGCTGTTCGGTCTCCCGGGCGACGGCGGCACGTATCCAGTCGTCCCCTACGAAGCACATTACACTACCGGCGACGAGGTCAACGAGAGCCAGCGCCGCATCGCCACGGTCGTCGGCCTGCTGGAGGAGTTCGGCCTTGAAATCAGCGACGAGTTCGACGAGCGCCACGACCACGTCACCGTGGAACTGGAACTGCTACAGGTGCTCGCCGCACAGCGGGCGGTCGCCCTCGACGGCGGCGACGACAAGACGGCCGTCCGCCTCGCTCGTGCGGGTGCAACGGTGTTAGACGAGCACCTCGGTGACTTCGTCCCCGCGTTCGCCCATCGGGTCCGGGAGACCGTCGACGGCGACGGCAGTTCCGACCGAGACGTGCCCGAGGCGAGCGCCGTCTACGCCGCCGCCGCGGGGCTTGCGGCGGCCCTGGTCGAGTTCGACGAGGCGAGCCATCCCGATCCGGTCTCGCCCGGCACGGGGGTGAGAGCCGATGGTTGA
- a CDS encoding 4Fe-4S dicluster domain-containing protein, whose amino-acid sequence MAQTYNPQLGREHSYPYEHREEERDYHWGMVINTNRCINCNTCSFACKSTWTSGEGEEYMWWMNVETEPYGGYPMGWDMRLLDDLEADQTIFDAADNGEKVHGYIAEKQAWEYPALGDDQVHGEYPEGEVVESDLENDEYHDIWQFYLPRLCNHCKNPACLAACPRKAIYKREEDGIVLLDQERCRGYRRCVKACPYHKPMYNPETGVTEKPVGCYPRIEEGNVPRCVSSCIGKTRLHGNINRGPDAGPAGGKSSAASGRSPINYLVHSDEKVALPLYPQFGTQPQVFYMPPYHVPPEFLTQMFTPNTEVKENEWPGDTYEESVRIVQERARNPSHEVLGILQLFGATTRLIETYNVKENRVKGWDRNGEKVVDVPIEEPMEVREGEQWTNQP is encoded by the coding sequence ATGGCACAAACGTACAACCCACAACTCGGCCGCGAGCACAGCTATCCCTACGAACACCGCGAGGAAGAGCGGGACTACCACTGGGGGATGGTCATCAACACGAACCGGTGTATCAACTGCAACACCTGCTCCTTTGCCTGTAAGTCGACCTGGACCAGCGGCGAGGGCGAGGAGTACATGTGGTGGATGAACGTCGAAACCGAGCCCTACGGCGGCTACCCGATGGGATGGGACATGCGGCTGCTCGACGATTTAGAGGCCGACCAGACCATCTTCGACGCCGCCGACAACGGCGAAAAGGTCCACGGCTACATCGCCGAGAAGCAGGCCTGGGAGTACCCCGCGCTGGGCGACGATCAGGTCCACGGCGAGTACCCCGAGGGCGAGGTCGTCGAGTCCGACCTGGAGAACGACGAGTACCACGACATCTGGCAGTTCTACCTCCCGCGGCTCTGTAACCACTGCAAGAACCCGGCCTGTCTGGCGGCCTGCCCGCGGAAGGCCATCTACAAGCGCGAGGAAGACGGTATCGTCCTGCTGGATCAGGAGCGGTGTCGCGGCTACCGCCGCTGTGTGAAGGCCTGTCCGTATCACAAGCCGATGTACAACCCCGAGACGGGTGTCACCGAGAAGCCGGTCGGCTGCTACCCCCGCATCGAGGAGGGGAACGTCCCGCGGTGTGTCTCCTCCTGCATTGGGAAGACGCGGCTCCACGGCAACATCAACCGCGGGCCGGACGCCGGGCCGGCAGGGGGCAAATCCTCCGCCGCGTCGGGGCGCTCGCCGATCAACTACCTCGTCCACTCCGACGAGAAGGTGGCCCTGCCGCTGTACCCGCAGTTCGGGACCCAGCCGCAGGTGTTCTACATGCCGCCGTACCACGTCCCGCCGGAGTTCCTGACCCAGATGTTCACGCCGAACACCGAGGTCAAAGAAAACGAGTGGCCGGGCGACACCTACGAGGAGTCGGTCCGCATCGTCCAGGAGCGGGCTCGCAACCCCAGCCACGAAGTGCTTGGCATTCTCCAGTTGTTCGGCGCGACGACGCGGCTCATCGAGACCTACAACGTCAAGGAGAACCGCGTGAAGGGCTGGGACCGCAACGGCGAGAAGGTCGTCGACGTGCCCATCGAGGAGCCCATGGAGGTCCGCGAGGGCGAACAGTGGACGAACCAACCCTGA
- a CDS encoding molybdopterin-dependent oxidoreductase, translating to MKLSRRDFLTAAGAGTVGALAEGAWGATQSTEPITSVDNPLKSYPNRDWEQVYHDIYAYDEVDWTVCHPNCTQSCALNFYMKNGVPIRAEQVYHNEEPSVGPSGYEDAGVSQHWNPRGCMKGLSLHRRTFEPSRIKYPMVRKGWDPEDPNPEGRGEDEFERVSWDEAIDLIAEKMANLEDNKRFHIFNAIKADGLFTRHGSGRRLASIFGGCEWTEYDWYADLPPGHVITTGYQTSDSDAVAWRKADYTIIQGKNLIHNKLADNHFLQETRERGGKMVGVYPDYSPTVQKCDRWLPIRPGSDPAFALGMAHVIMAEELYDAEFMRKFTSLPLLIREDTGKYLRAHEVFEDVEPPAEDIDEQHEHNDWGDFVVLGEDGQPVAMTREEVGEEMPTTPQLDVDSEVALTDGSTVAVRSDFARQRDNIIENYDPETVEEITTIPADKLAQTAREFADAEKGQWFTGEGINHWFHSNDALQRAVFLVQAMLGNIGDAGQGYYNYSGQYKIELLDGYPHYVNPDGNAAHGMYPGYAFAFFGGEKLDPHEIRGDFDREMDLVPQGDAEEPVMPKNAGSYTMSKPSILWTMNCNLLNQTKHQEHVIENFVKHPDTENDLFIVSDMHMTYSARHADIVLPVPSWLECEYPDITIGPENPFVQMDHGVMDPIYDTKQDGEAVAMVAEKLDEKIPPEERNVDSYRAYFEEFLEEDGDVKNYIQETFDRGMTTQSIDVEDLEDGPERLDLKTYPRIPFYSQVHEDRPFYTKTGRMEFHKEEDRFIELGRDDIDHVESVEGTPYGVNKKWDEAKDEENPLYHDEGNQFYYNTPHPKYRTHSSWGMTDWNLIWASRDFGSVSGDPEGTDRLVDDFSFPTGDGESEDVAPLGEAFVEMHPSDAADIDVENGDYVRITGKRGDLVVRAMVSERQRPRSAGDMGQLTLWHGWWPQHFPDDEADEDGVKGYNTITNIWLDPLQETDDLVHKAVFGDPNVSDIVDEDIAWHGAELEHGYEETVWAPTGTNRDDLVDVEKYEEADWWPGDARRDDLVEDYIGGSLQPSGSGSGSTSRKTPGGDD from the coding sequence GTGAAACTGTCACGGCGGGACTTCCTGACCGCGGCTGGCGCAGGGACGGTCGGCGCGCTCGCCGAAGGTGCTTGGGGCGCGACACAGTCCACGGAACCGATAACGAGCGTGGACAACCCGCTCAAATCCTATCCGAACCGGGACTGGGAGCAGGTGTACCACGACATCTACGCCTACGACGAGGTGGACTGGACGGTGTGTCACCCCAACTGCACCCAGTCGTGTGCGCTGAACTTCTACATGAAAAACGGCGTCCCGATACGGGCCGAGCAGGTGTATCACAACGAGGAACCCTCGGTCGGCCCGTCGGGCTACGAGGACGCCGGCGTCAGCCAGCACTGGAACCCCCGTGGCTGTATGAAGGGGCTCTCCCTGCACCGCCGGACGTTCGAGCCGTCGCGCATCAAGTACCCGATGGTCCGCAAGGGGTGGGACCCCGAGGACCCTAACCCCGAGGGCCGCGGCGAGGACGAGTTCGAGCGCGTCTCCTGGGACGAGGCCATCGACCTCATCGCCGAGAAGATGGCGAACTTAGAGGACAACAAGCGGTTCCACATCTTCAACGCCATCAAGGCAGATGGACTGTTCACCCGGCACGGCTCGGGCCGCCGACTGGCGTCCATCTTCGGCGGCTGTGAGTGGACCGAGTACGACTGGTACGCCGACCTGCCGCCGGGCCACGTCATCACCACTGGTTACCAGACATCCGATTCTGACGCCGTCGCCTGGCGCAAAGCCGACTACACCATCATCCAGGGGAAGAACCTCATCCACAACAAGCTCGCAGACAACCACTTCCTGCAGGAGACCCGCGAGCGCGGTGGGAAGATGGTCGGCGTCTACCCGGACTACTCGCCGACGGTCCAGAAGTGTGACCGGTGGCTGCCGATCCGCCCCGGGAGCGACCCGGCGTTCGCCCTCGGCATGGCCCACGTCATCATGGCCGAGGAACTGTACGACGCCGAGTTCATGCGGAAGTTCACGAGTCTTCCCCTACTCATCCGGGAGGACACAGGCAAATACCTTCGCGCACACGAGGTGTTCGAGGACGTCGAACCGCCCGCGGAGGACATCGACGAGCAGCACGAGCACAACGACTGGGGCGACTTCGTGGTGCTGGGTGAGGACGGCCAGCCCGTAGCGATGACCCGCGAGGAGGTCGGCGAGGAGATGCCGACCACGCCACAGCTAGACGTCGACAGCGAGGTGGCACTGACCGATGGCTCGACTGTCGCCGTCAGGAGCGACTTCGCCCGCCAGCGGGACAACATCATCGAGAACTACGACCCGGAGACGGTCGAGGAGATCACCACGATTCCGGCGGACAAGCTCGCCCAGACCGCGCGGGAGTTCGCCGACGCCGAGAAGGGCCAGTGGTTCACCGGCGAGGGGATCAACCACTGGTTCCACTCCAACGACGCGCTCCAGCGGGCGGTGTTCCTCGTCCAGGCGATGCTGGGCAACATCGGCGACGCCGGCCAGGGGTACTACAACTACTCCGGCCAGTACAAGATCGAACTGCTGGACGGGTACCCCCACTACGTCAACCCGGACGGCAACGCCGCCCACGGGATGTATCCGGGCTACGCCTTCGCCTTCTTCGGCGGCGAGAAACTCGACCCCCACGAGATTCGCGGCGACTTCGACCGCGAGATGGACCTCGTCCCTCAGGGCGACGCCGAGGAGCCGGTGATGCCGAAGAACGCCGGCTCGTACACGATGTCCAAGCCGTCGATCCTGTGGACGATGAACTGCAACCTCCTGAACCAGACCAAACATCAGGAGCACGTCATCGAGAACTTCGTCAAACACCCAGACACCGAGAACGACCTGTTCATCGTCTCGGACATGCACATGACCTACTCCGCCAGACACGCCGACATCGTGCTCCCGGTGCCGTCCTGGCTGGAGTGTGAGTACCCCGACATCACCATCGGGCCGGAGAACCCGTTCGTCCAGATGGACCACGGCGTGATGGACCCCATCTACGACACCAAACAGGACGGGGAAGCCGTCGCGATGGTCGCCGAGAAACTGGACGAGAAGATTCCGCCCGAGGAGCGAAACGTCGACTCCTACCGGGCGTACTTCGAGGAGTTCCTGGAGGAAGACGGCGACGTCAAGAACTACATCCAAGAGACCTTCGACCGCGGGATGACGACCCAGAGCATCGACGTCGAGGACTTGGAGGATGGCCCGGAACGGCTAGACCTCAAGACCTATCCGCGGATTCCGTTCTACTCGCAGGTCCACGAAGACCGACCGTTCTACACGAAGACCGGCCGGATGGAGTTCCACAAGGAGGAGGACCGGTTCATCGAACTCGGTCGGGACGACATCGACCACGTCGAGAGCGTCGAGGGGACTCCCTACGGCGTGAACAAGAAGTGGGACGAAGCCAAGGACGAGGAGAACCCGCTGTATCACGACGAGGGCAACCAGTTCTACTACAACACCCCCCACCCCAAGTACCGGACCCACTCCTCGTGGGGGATGACGGACTGGAACCTCATCTGGGCCTCGCGGGACTTCGGCAGCGTCAGCGGCGACCCGGAGGGGACCGACCGGTTGGTCGATGACTTCTCGTTCCCCACCGGGGACGGCGAGTCCGAAGACGTCGCGCCGCTCGGTGAAGCGTTCGTCGAGATGCATCCAAGCGACGCAGCAGACATCGATGTAGAGAACGGTGACTACGTCCGCATCACCGGCAAGCGCGGCGACCTCGTCGTCAGAGCGATGGTCAGCGAGCGTCAGCGCCCGCGGTCGGCCGGCGACATGGGACAGCTGACGCTGTGGCACGGCTGGTGGCCCCAGCACTTCCCCGACGACGAGGCCGACGAGGACGGCGTCAAGGGGTACAACACGATCACCAACATCTGGCTCGATCCGCTGCAGGAGACCGACGACCTCGTCCACAAGGCGGTGTTCGGCGACCCCAACGTCTCCGACATCGTCGACGAGGACATCGCCTGGCACGGCGCAGAACTGGAGCACGGCTACGAGGAGACGGTGTGGGCTCCGACGGGGACCAACCGGGACGACCTCGTGGACGTGGAGAAGTACGAGGAAGCGGACTGGTGGCCCGGCGACGCCCGCCGGGACGACCTCGTCGAGGACTACATCGGCGGGTCCTTGCAACCCAGCGGTAGCGGCTCTGGCAGTACCAGCAGGAAGACCCCAGGAGGCGATGACTGA
- a CDS encoding universal stress protein yields MTLVVPFDGSELAEAALVRATEFGTVFEEDVLAISVIRNENAKYARERDWIGPNEEFDLETVVTSLHEQVMDLCPSSDFRHTVVDRYAPAGSVAKAIRKMAKREDASMVFIGSENAGHLVTSISSVGGSIASDDAYDVVIVRHRNPSKIAQLRNTSPHRQSKSDFYLPE; encoded by the coding sequence ATGACACTCGTTGTGCCGTTCGACGGCTCCGAACTGGCCGAGGCAGCACTCGTTCGGGCGACGGAGTTCGGCACCGTCTTCGAAGAGGACGTGTTGGCCATCAGCGTTATTCGGAACGAGAATGCCAAGTACGCCCGAGAACGCGACTGGATCGGGCCGAACGAAGAATTCGATCTGGAGACAGTCGTCACCTCACTGCACGAGCAGGTGATGGACCTGTGTCCGAGTTCGGATTTCCGACATACAGTCGTGGATCGGTACGCGCCGGCCGGATCGGTGGCGAAAGCCATCCGTAAGATGGCCAAGAGAGAAGACGCGTCAATGGTATTCATCGGAAGCGAAAACGCCGGCCACCTAGTCACGAGCATCAGCAGTGTCGGCGGGTCGATTGCATCGGACGACGCCTACGACGTTGTCATCGTTCGCCATCGGAACCCGTCCAAAATCGCTCAACTCAGGAACACGTCCCCGCACAGACAATCGAAATCCGATTTTTATCTCCCGGAGTAG
- a CDS encoding FAD binding domain-containing protein, protein MSQDLANEPSDSLSVTISGGSMGGLFTGIALDSAGHDVTVAEQSAGDLRSRGGGIVAQQSIRQFLSRHDIVDSATITTRASERRFLTADGDVRTSTPDSMVFTSWDAVYRQLRAAFPDDRYHAGRTVTGLRATDGTVRFADGDRTAADLVVAADGGQSTARAQLFPETEPEFADYVAWRGVVPEADVSDAVIDAFDGRFTFYQGERTLILAYFIPGGDGSTAPGDRRLNWVWYDTLRGRERDTIFTDTTGASQQFSVSPGHLQNPVETRQRERATEILPPVFADLVATTAAPFVQAIYDLRIPRITVDRVCLLGDAAFVARPHTAAGTAKAASDAVELKAALDRHSSLGDALASWDDARTDYGERLVAQGKRMGDERLSLGS, encoded by the coding sequence GTGTCACAGGACCTCGCCAACGAACCATCCGATTCCCTGTCCGTCACCATCTCCGGCGGGTCGATGGGCGGCCTGTTTACCGGCATCGCTCTCGACAGTGCAGGCCACGACGTGACGGTCGCCGAGCAATCGGCCGGCGACCTCCGAAGTCGCGGCGGCGGCATCGTCGCCCAGCAGTCGATCCGACAGTTCCTCTCACGACACGACATCGTCGACTCGGCGACCATCACCACCCGAGCCAGTGAGCGGCGGTTTCTGACTGCTGACGGCGATGTACGGACGTCGACACCGGATTCGATGGTGTTCACCTCCTGGGACGCCGTCTACCGTCAATTGCGGGCGGCGTTCCCGGACGACCGGTACCACGCCGGTCGGACTGTCACCGGCCTCAGGGCCACAGACGGCACGGTTCGATTCGCCGATGGGGACCGGACCGCGGCCGATCTGGTCGTCGCTGCCGACGGCGGGCAGTCGACGGCCCGTGCGCAACTGTTTCCCGAGACCGAACCGGAGTTTGCCGACTACGTCGCGTGGCGTGGTGTCGTCCCGGAGGCGGACGTTTCGGATGCAGTCATCGACGCGTTCGACGGCCGCTTCACGTTTTATCAGGGAGAGCGAACGCTCATCCTCGCGTACTTCATCCCAGGCGGCGATGGCAGCACAGCACCCGGTGACCGCCGTCTCAACTGGGTCTGGTACGACACACTCCGCGGGCGCGAGCGTGATACTATCTTTACCGACACGACAGGAGCAAGCCAGCAGTTCAGCGTGTCGCCGGGGCACCTCCAAAACCCGGTCGAAACGCGCCAGCGCGAGCGGGCGACCGAGATACTGCCGCCCGTGTTTGCCGACCTCGTTGCAACAACAGCAGCGCCTTTCGTGCAGGCGATTTACGACCTCCGGATCCCCCGGATAACAGTCGATAGGGTCTGTCTGCTCGGTGATGCGGCGTTCGTCGCCCGCCCACACACTGCCGCTGGCACTGCGAAGGCGGCCAGCGACGCCGTCGAACTAAAAGCCGCTCTCGACCGCCACAGTTCGCTCGGAGACGCGCTGGCGTCATGGGACGACGCCCGGACCGACTACGGAGAGCGTCTCGTTGCGCAAGGCAAGCGAATGGGCGACGAACGGTTGTCCCTCGGGAGTTGA